The Burkholderiales bacterium sequence TGATCAGCACCTGCTGGCCCATGCCCGGGTACACCGACGACACCGGCGCCGCGAGCATCCCGGCGAACGCCGCGAGCGCGACGCCGAGCGCGAACACGAGCCGGAACACGAGGTTCACGTTGACGCCCAGCACGCCGACCATCTCGCGGTTCGAGGCGCCGGCCCGGATCATCATGCCGAGCCGCGTGCGCTGGATCAGCAGGTACATGGCGCCGGCGATCGCGAGGCACACCGCCGACATCACCAGCCGGTAGACCGGGTAGGTCATCGTATCGCCGAGCGCGATCGAGCCGCCGAAGACCGCGGGCACCGGCACGCCGTGCACGTCGTTGCCGACGACGATGCTGCGCAGCTCCTCGAAGATCAGGATGAGGCCGTAGGTCAGCAGCACCTGCTCGAGGTGGTCGCGTCGGTACAGGTGCGAGAACAGGGCCCATTCGAGGACGAGCCCGAGGATCACCGAGAGCACGATGCCGAGGACCATCGCGACCGCGAGGCTGCCGGTGAGCGAGGACAGCGTGAACGCCATGTACGCGCCGATCATGTAGAAGCTGCCGTGCGCGAGGTTGATGATCCCCATGATCCCGAAGATCAGCGTCAGTCCGCTCGCGACGAGGAACAGCAGCAGCCCGTATTGCAGGGCGTTCAGCAGCTGGATCGCGAAGATCGACACGGTTTCAGTTGTCGGTTGACAGTTGTCAGTTGACAGTAGCGACGGTGTTTCCGGTGGCGGCGCATTGAGCGCCGGGGTCAGTTGACAGTTGACAGTTGGCAGTGGCGGCGGTGTTTACGGTGGCGGCGCATCGAGCGCCGTTGTGGGGTTCCTGCGGGTCAGACCCAGGAACAAGCCGCCGCGGATCCCCAACGTCCGACGGCCGCACCTGGCGCCCCTGCCCGGCCGGTATTGTTCCTGCCCGCCGCCCGAAAAACAACGGGGCGCGGCAGCGTTTCCGCCCCGCGCCCCGCTTGCTTGCCGCCAGCCGCCGGCTTCCGACTGCCGCCGGCTACCAACTGACAACTGTCAACTGACAACTGTCAACTGAATCACATCTTGCATCCGCGCGCCGGATCCTCGTAGCCCTTGATCGCGACGCCGATCGCCTTGTTCTGCTTGCCGACCACCTGGCGCAGGTAGTAGTCCTGGATCGGGTTGTTCGCGCGCGAGAGCGAGAACGGGCCGCGCGGGCTGTCGAGCTTCGCCCCGTGCATCGCCTTGACGAGCGCGTCGCGCTTGCTCATGTCGCCGCCGACCGCCTTGGTGCCGGCCGCGAGGAGCTGGCCGGCATCGTAGCCCTGCATCGCGTAGACATCGGGCTCGACGTTGTACGCCTTCCTGTAGGCGGCCCGGAACGCGTTGTTCTTCGGATTGTCGAGCTGGTCGGCGTAGTGCAGCGTGGTCAGGAGTCCGTCCGCCGCCGCGCCCTGCGCTTCCAGCGTGCCGTCGGTGAGGAAGCCCGGCCCGAGCAGCGGGATCGTCTTGCGCAGGCCGGCCGCGTCGTAGTCCTTGACCAGCTTGACCGCGCCACCGCCGGCGAAGAACACGTACACCGCGTCCGGCTTCAACGCCGCGATCTCGGTCAGGAACGGCTGGAACTCGACGTTGGGGAACGGCAGCGTCATTTCCTTGATGACCTTGCCGCCGCCCTTCTCGAACGCTTCCTTGAAGCCGCCGACCGACTGTTCGCCGGCCGCGTACTTCCAGGTGAGCGTCACGACCCGCTTGTAGCCCTTGTCGGCCGCGACCTTGCCCATCGCGTATCCGGGCGCCGAGTTGGTGAACGACGTGCGGAAGATGTTGGGCGCGCACATCGCCCCGGTGATCGAGTCCTCGCCCGCGTTCGGGATGATGAGGAGCGTGTTGTTGTCCCGCGCCGCCTTCGCCATCGCCATCGCGACACCCGAGTGCACGGTGCCGACGACGACGTCGACCTGGTCGCGCTTGATGAGCTTGTTGACGTTCTCGGGGGCCTTCGCCGGATCCGACTCGTCGTCGACGGTGAAGTACTCGATGTCGCGGCCGCCGAGCTTGCCGCCGTTCTCCGCGATCGCGAGCTTGAAGCCGTTGGTGATCGCGTTGCCGAGCGCCGCGTAGGTGCCGGTGTAGGGCAGCATGAAGCCGACCTTCACCTTGGCCTGCGCGAACGCGGGGCCCGCGGCGAGCGCGAGCGCGCCCGCGAGCGCGCACGCGACGCGCGTCAACTGCATCCGGTAGGTCATCGTCTCCTCCTCCTGTCGTCGTGGATCGCCGCCCGGGCCGGGACGCCGGTCAGCCGAGTCTCGCCCGCAGCTTGAAGCGCTGGATCTTCCCGGTCGCCGTCTTCGGCAGTTCGTCCAGGAACTCGATCCAGCGCGGGTACTTGTACGGAGCCAGTTGCAATTTAACATGCTGCCGCAGTTCGTCGGCCAGCGCATCGCCCCGGGTCGCGCCCGGCTTCAGCACCACGTAGGCCATCGGTTTCACCAGGCGGTCCTCGTCCTCGCGCCCGACCACGGCGGCCTCCAGAACCGCCTCGTGCGTGACCAGCGCGGACTCGACCTCGACCGGCGACACGTAGATGCCGCCGACCTTCAGCATGTCGTCGGTCCGCCCCGCATAGACGTAGCGTCCGTCCTCCGGGTCGATCCGGTACTTGTCGCCGCTGCGCGTCCACTCGCCCTGGAAGGTCGCTCGCGACTTGTCGCGGTTGTTCCAGTACGCCATCGCCGAGGTGGGCCCCGCGACCTGCAGCTCCCCGACCTCGCCCGCCGGTACCGGAGCCCCCTGGTCGTCGACGATGCGCAGTCCGTAGCCGGGAACCGGGCGCCCGCTCGTGCCGTAGCGCACGTCACCGGGCCGGTTCGACAGGAAGACGTGCAGCATCTCGGTCGAGCCGATGCCGTCGAGCACGTCGACGCCGAAGTGGTCGCGGAAGCGCCGCCCGATGTGCTCGGGCAGCGCCTCGCCCGCCGAGGTCGCGATGCGCATGGCCACGGCGTCCCGGGGCGGCAGGTTGGGGCTCGCGAGCATCGCCGCGAACAGCGTCGGCACGCCGTAGAACACGGTCGGGCGTCGCTCGACGAGCCGCTTGAACACCGCGTCGGGCGTCGGGCGCTCCGCCATCAGGATCGTGGTCGTGCCGAAGGCGAGCGTGTAGGTGAGCGCGTTGCCCAGCCCGTAGGCGAAGAAGAGTTTCGCCGCCGAGAACAGCACGTCGTCCTCGCGGACCCCGACGACCGGACCGCCGTGCAGGTACGCCGTGGTGATCATGCTCGACTGCACGTGCATCGTGCCCTTCGGCGCGCCGGTCGAGCCCGACGAGTAGAGCCAGAAGCACACGTCGTCGCGCGTCGTGGCGACCGGGTCGAACGCGTCCCGCCCGCCGGCGAGAAACGCCGCGAAGTCGATCGCGCCCGGCGGGAGATCGGCCGCCGCGGCGCCCGACACGATGACCTGGCGCAGCGTGGGAATCGCCCCGAGCAGCGGGCGGAACGCCGGGACGAGCGCCGCCGACACCACGAGCGTGCCCGCGCGGCTGTCGCGCAGCATGAACTCGTAGTCGTGCGTCGTGAGGAGCGTGTTGGCGGCGATCGGGACCACGCCGGCCTTGATGCTGCCGAGGAACGCGGTCGGGAAGTCGATCGTGTCGAGGAGACACACGAGCACGCGCTCCTCCGGCCGCACGCCCAGCGCACCGAGCGCGCTCGCGAACCGGTCGACGCGGACCGCGAGTTCGCCGTAGGTCGTCGGCCCGCGATCGTCGATGTACGCCACCTTCGCGGCGCGACCCGCCTTCAGGTTGCGCTCGATGAGGTCGTGCGCCGCGTTGTAGATGCGCGGAATCTCGATCCGCGGCGCCTCGCCGCCGGTCTCGACGCGCGACAGTCCGGGTCGTTCGGTCATCGTCGTTTCGCGCGGTGGCGAAGGCGTCACGCCCGCGGCGTGAACTCGATCGCGCCGCCGGGCAGGAGATAGAGGACGAGCGCGCGGCCGCCGGTGACCGTCGGACGATGCGCGGATCCGGGACCGTACACGACCCAGCCCGCACCGTGGCCGTCGAACCGCGCGCCGGCGTCCTGCGGCATCACCAGGTCGATCTCGCCGTTCGGGTGGCGATGGTGCGGTCCCGCGATCGTGGGCATGTCGACCACGTCGACCGAGAAGCCGTGCGTCGCTGCTCCGGCCTTGACGACGCGCCCGTAGCGGATCCCGTCCGCCTCGCGGGAGCACATCCAGCCGTCGCGGATGGCGTCACGACACATCTGCGCGATCACGG is a genomic window containing:
- a CDS encoding benzoate-CoA ligase family protein, producing MTERPGLSRVETGGEAPRIEIPRIYNAAHDLIERNLKAGRAAKVAYIDDRGPTTYGELAVRVDRFASALGALGVRPEERVLVCLLDTIDFPTAFLGSIKAGVVPIAANTLLTTHDYEFMLRDSRAGTLVVSAALVPAFRPLLGAIPTLRQVIVSGAAAADLPPGAIDFAAFLAGGRDAFDPVATTRDDVCFWLYSSGSTGAPKGTMHVQSSMITTAYLHGGPVVGVREDDVLFSAAKLFFAYGLGNALTYTLAFGTTTILMAERPTPDAVFKRLVERRPTVFYGVPTLFAAMLASPNLPPRDAVAMRIATSAGEALPEHIGRRFRDHFGVDVLDGIGSTEMLHVFLSNRPGDVRYGTSGRPVPGYGLRIVDDQGAPVPAGEVGELQVAGPTSAMAYWNNRDKSRATFQGEWTRSGDKYRIDPEDGRYVYAGRTDDMLKVGGIYVSPVEVESALVTHEAVLEAAVVGREDEDRLVKPMAYVVLKPGATRGDALADELRQHVKLQLAPYKYPRWIEFLDELPKTATGKIQRFKLRARLG
- a CDS encoding branched-chain amino acid ABC transporter permease, whose protein sequence is MSIFAIQLLNALQYGLLLFLVASGLTLIFGIMGIINLAHGSFYMIGAYMAFTLSSLTGSLAVAMVLGIVLSVILGLVLEWALFSHLYRRDHLEQVLLTYGLILIFEELRSIVVGNDVHGVPVPAVFGGSIALGDTMTYPVYRLVMSAVCLAIAGAMYLLIQRTRLGMMIRAGASNREMVGVLGVNVNLVFRLVFALGVALAAFAGMLAAPVSSVYPGMGQQVLIICFVVVVIGGIGSVWGALAAALLIGFADTFGKVFFPDYAGIAVYLLMAAILLWRPEGLFRRA
- a CDS encoding ABC transporter substrate-binding protein, whose protein sequence is MTYRMQLTRVACALAGALALAAGPAFAQAKVKVGFMLPYTGTYAALGNAITNGFKLAIAENGGKLGGRDIEYFTVDDESDPAKAPENVNKLIKRDQVDVVVGTVHSGVAMAMAKAARDNNTLLIIPNAGEDSITGAMCAPNIFRTSFTNSAPGYAMGKVAADKGYKRVVTLTWKYAAGEQSVGGFKEAFEKGGGKVIKEMTLPFPNVEFQPFLTEIAALKPDAVYVFFAGGGAVKLVKDYDAAGLRKTIPLLGPGFLTDGTLEAQGAAADGLLTTLHYADQLDNPKNNAFRAAYRKAYNVEPDVYAMQGYDAGQLLAAGTKAVGGDMSKRDALVKAMHGAKLDSPRGPFSLSRANNPIQDYYLRQVVGKQNKAIGVAIKGYEDPARGCKM
- a CDS encoding DUF4863 family protein; this encodes MVEGQSNAERSAAATAGVEAFTTLVAGVTSRIVNRALDADLARDLNATLPASGPEVTVIAQMCRDAIRDGWMCSREADGIRYGRVVKAGAATHGFSVDVVDMPTIAGPHHRHPNGEIDLVMPQDAGARFDGHGAGWVVYGPGSAHRPTVTGGRALVLYLLPGGAIEFTPRA